One genomic window of Candidatus Omnitrophota bacterium includes the following:
- a CDS encoding TIGR04282 family arsenosugar biosynthesis glycosyltransferase, with translation MIMDRASLFLFVKYPQEGKVKTRLGKQIGYDRAARFYREIAQTCVQRFSRIPGVDFTVYFDPPEEEERLRAWLGENFRYLAQPPGDLGERLQRGFAYWLPQRRRVIAIGSDSPDLPLEYIEQACDILLTKDAVIGPTEDGGYYLIGLSRFLPELFEGVPWSTNEVLNVTRRKAVEIGASFELLPKWYDVDTLEDLERWNVSNDKDWLSMLERIGE, from the coding sequence ATGATTATGGATCGCGCCAGCCTTTTCCTATTCGTAAAATATCCGCAAGAAGGCAAAGTAAAAACCCGGCTGGGAAAACAAATTGGATACGATCGAGCGGCGAGATTTTATCGGGAAATCGCCCAAACCTGCGTCCAACGCTTCTCGCGGATTCCTGGAGTGGATTTTACGGTTTATTTCGATCCCCCCGAAGAGGAGGAACGCCTGCGCGCATGGTTGGGAGAAAATTTTCGTTATCTAGCCCAGCCGCCCGGCGATTTGGGCGAACGCTTGCAACGCGGCTTTGCCTATTGGCTGCCGCAGCGGCGCCGCGTCATCGCTATAGGATCCGACAGTCCCGATTTGCCGTTGGAGTATATCGAACAAGCCTGCGATATTCTCCTGACCAAGGATGCTGTAATCGGTCCGACGGAAGATGGGGGTTATTACTTAATCGGATTGTCCCGTTTTCTGCCGGAACTCTTCGAAGGAGTCCCCTGGTCGACGAACGAGGTCTTGAACGTTACCCGGCGAAAAGCCGTGGAGATCGGCGCTAGTTTCGAATTGCTGCCCAAATGGTATGACGTGGATACGTTGGAGGATTTGGAGCGATGGAACGTTTCCAATGACAAGGATTGGCTATCCATGCTTGAGCGAATTGGCGAATGA
- a CDS encoding radical SAM protein produces MERVARMDKPLDADFLKERAREAWKLLEACSLCPRACGVDRVHGQIGFCRIGANAVVSSAFPHFGEERCISGIAGSGTIFFSGCNLGCIFCQNYSISQGGEGEEMDYSLIARLMLGLQQAGCHNLNLVTPSHIIPQILDALALAAKKGFRLPIVYNSGGYDSLAELQLLDGVVDIYMPDFKYWESEAAERLSGAKDYPEIARRAIKEMHRQVGDLIMDENGIAKRGLLVRHLVLPNGFAGTKDVFRFLIEEISPCTHINVMGQYHPCWKSSECAEIDRPMRYSEILEAKQLAKSLHLV; encoded by the coding sequence ATGGAAAGAGTTGCTAGGATGGATAAGCCGCTGGATGCGGATTTTCTGAAAGAACGAGCGCGGGAAGCATGGAAACTATTGGAAGCCTGTTCTCTCTGTCCTCGAGCCTGCGGCGTGGATCGCGTTCACGGCCAGATAGGTTTTTGCCGTATAGGCGCGAATGCTGTAGTTTCTTCCGCTTTTCCTCACTTCGGCGAGGAAAGATGCATCAGCGGAATCGCTGGTTCTGGAACGATCTTTTTTTCCGGCTGCAATTTGGGTTGCATTTTTTGCCAAAATTATTCCATCAGCCAAGGCGGGGAAGGGGAGGAAATGGATTACAGTCTTATCGCCCGGCTCATGCTGGGTTTGCAACAGGCCGGATGCCATAATCTCAATCTGGTTACGCCTTCCCATATTATCCCGCAAATTTTGGACGCTTTGGCGCTAGCGGCGAAGAAAGGTTTCCGTTTGCCCATCGTTTACAATTCCGGCGGCTACGATTCCCTGGCGGAGTTGCAATTGCTGGATGGCGTTGTGGATATCTACATGCCCGACTTCAAGTATTGGGAATCCGAAGCGGCGGAACGCTTGTCGGGCGCCAAAGATTACCCCGAAATCGCCCGGCGGGCCATTAAGGAAATGCATCGCCAGGTTGGAGATTTGATAATGGACGAGAACGGAATCGCCAAGCGCGGCCTTCTAGTGCGGCATTTGGTATTGCCGAACGGTTTCGCAGGCACGAAGGACGTTTTTCGCTTTTTAATCGAGGAGATATCGCCCTGCACGCATATCAACGTCATGGGGCAATACCATCCTTGCTGGAAATCCAGCGAATGCGCCGAGATCGACCGGCCTATGCGCTATTCGGAAATCCTCGAAGCCAAACAATTGGCGAAAAGTTTGCATCTTGTATAA
- a CDS encoding SDR family NAD(P)-dependent oxidoreductase → MGRGDLTGKKAVVTGASRGIGRFIAKGLHEAGAAVAITGRNMETLRLAAKAIGERCQPYVCDQRDPKAIEAMAQAVFDGMGTPDILVNNAGIYRGAPVLNMTLQMWNEVIETNLTGVFLTTRAFLPAMLPKERADIFMISSMSGKKGDPGASAYSASKFGLQGFSQSLMYEVRKHNIRVMVLNPSSVDVEEDAGKKYGPGLHLHAADIADTIVHLACLPGRTMIRDMDIYGTNP, encoded by the coding sequence ATGGGCCGAGGAGATTTGACGGGAAAGAAAGCTGTAGTAACAGGCGCAAGCCGGGGCATCGGCCGCTTTATCGCCAAAGGCTTGCATGAGGCGGGGGCTGCGGTGGCCATCACGGGAAGAAATATGGAGACGCTGCGTTTAGCGGCGAAGGCCATCGGCGAGCGCTGCCAGCCTTACGTTTGCGATCAGCGCGATCCCAAAGCCATCGAAGCCATGGCGCAAGCGGTATTCGACGGCATGGGAACGCCCGATATTCTGGTGAATAACGCAGGCATATATCGGGGCGCGCCGGTTTTGAATATGACATTGCAGATGTGGAATGAAGTCATCGAGACGAACCTCACCGGAGTCTTTCTAACCACGCGCGCCTTTTTGCCCGCCATGCTGCCCAAGGAGAGGGCGGATATTTTTATGATTAGTTCCATGAGCGGCAAAAAGGGCGATCCCGGCGCCTCTGCCTACTCCGCCAGCAAATTCGGCTTGCAGGGATTTTCGCAATCGCTGATGTACGAAGTGCGCAAGCATAATATCCGCGTGATGGTGCTGAATCCCAGCAGCGTGGATGTGGAAGAAGACGCGGGGAAGAAATACGGGCCGGGGCTGCATCTGCACGCCGCCGACATCGCCGATACTATCGTTCATCTCGCCTGCCTGCCCGGACGCACCATGATTCGTGATATGGATATTTACGGAACCAATCCATGA
- a CDS encoding peptidylprolyl isomerase, with protein sequence MEEPNKVTAKIQPGDTAKIHYRGRLKDGTVFESTQGGRPLLLTIGEKQTSPAFEQAVLEMKPGEKKNLVIPAAKAYGPYRPGWVMIVNRSQLPRDMRPAVGQELQVQTQDGRAVNARITQVSDDSVTMDGNHPLAGQDLIYDIHFLGVSNVRTLTYSQFKALSEKDAYYEADRWDYFQKVIEIIHHLPIKTVLELGPYKRTIVEGADAMDVVDALPNLTYCHNAAETPWPISDDRYDLFIALQVWEHLRGKQKEAFQEVQRIAKMAILSFPLNWDCPGNCHHGITEETIAEWTLNTPPMEKILVGIRIIYCFRFR encoded by the coding sequence ATGGAAGAGCCGAACAAAGTAACAGCGAAGATACAACCTGGAGACACGGCGAAAATCCATTACCGGGGACGGTTAAAAGATGGAACCGTCTTCGAATCGACGCAAGGCGGCCGTCCTTTGCTTTTGACTATCGGGGAGAAGCAAACCTCGCCCGCCTTCGAACAAGCCGTTCTGGAAATGAAGCCGGGGGAGAAAAAAAACCTCGTCATTCCGGCGGCGAAAGCCTATGGCCCCTACCGTCCGGGATGGGTAATGATCGTAAACCGCAGCCAACTGCCCCGCGATATGCGCCCCGCCGTGGGGCAGGAGTTGCAAGTCCAGACTCAGGACGGCCGCGCCGTCAACGCCCGCATTACTCAAGTTTCGGACGACTCTGTCACGATGGATGGAAATCACCCGCTGGCGGGGCAAGATTTAATCTACGACATCCATTTTCTCGGCGTTTCCAACGTCCGAACGCTGACATACTCCCAATTCAAAGCCTTGAGCGAAAAAGATGCTTATTACGAAGCCGACCGTTGGGATTATTTCCAAAAGGTCATCGAGATTATTCATCATTTACCCATTAAAACCGTATTGGAATTGGGACCGTATAAGAGAACCATCGTCGAAGGCGCGGACGCGATGGATGTTGTGGATGCGCTGCCCAACTTGACTTATTGCCATAACGCCGCCGAAACGCCTTGGCCCATCTCCGACGATCGCTACGACTTGTTTATCGCGCTGCAAGTTTGGGAACACCTGCGAGGCAAGCAGAAGGAAGCCTTTCAAGAAGTTCAGCGCATCGCCAAAATGGCCATCCTCAGTTTCCCCTTAAATTGGGATTGCCCCGGCAATTGCCACCACGGCATCACGGAAGAGACCATCGCCGAATGGACTTTGAACACCCCGCCTATGGAAAAAATTCTTGTTGG
- a CDS encoding polysaccharide deacetylase family protein: MNLRQIILWIGIVLSLMSITNVQAQTVAERLGFPADAKLLIVHADDIGMCHAANAAFIESQETKIITCGSVMVPCPWFPEIAAYAKEHPDADLGIHLTHTSEWKFYRWGPLAERALVKGLLDPQGFLFRDVESVVQSASAAEIEAEIRAQLDQAIAFGIKPTHFDSHMGTVYAKIEYIQAAMKVAEEYDIPFMLFNPTPQILEQANNLRDGLVQISDTLQKQGVPLLDALYSIKNTPVEEAENFYRNLIADLKPGVSELIIHPSKESDELQAITGSHKQRNADFKIFTNPGMKQYIESQGVRLIGWKDLNKLWKSRTK; encoded by the coding sequence ATGAATTTGCGGCAAATCATCCTTTGGATCGGAATCGTTCTGAGCCTTATGTCCATCACTAACGTCCAAGCCCAAACCGTGGCGGAGAGATTGGGATTTCCCGCCGACGCCAAGTTGTTGATCGTGCACGCCGACGATATCGGCATGTGCCATGCGGCCAACGCCGCTTTTATAGAATCGCAGGAGACGAAAATCATCACTTGCGGCAGCGTTATGGTTCCCTGCCCTTGGTTTCCCGAAATCGCCGCCTACGCTAAGGAGCATCCGGACGCCGATCTCGGCATTCATTTGACGCATACTTCCGAGTGGAAGTTCTACCGCTGGGGACCCTTAGCGGAGCGCGCGCTCGTCAAAGGACTGCTCGATCCGCAAGGCTTTCTTTTCCGGGACGTGGAATCGGTGGTTCAATCCGCCAGCGCCGCCGAGATTGAGGCGGAAATCCGCGCCCAGCTGGACCAAGCCATCGCCTTTGGAATCAAGCCCACCCATTTCGATTCGCATATGGGAACCGTCTACGCTAAGATAGAATATATCCAGGCGGCCATGAAAGTTGCCGAGGAATACGATATTCCCTTCATGCTCTTCAATCCCACGCCTCAGATTTTGGAACAGGCGAATAACCTTCGCGATGGATTGGTTCAGATATCGGATACGCTGCAAAAACAAGGCGTCCCGCTGCTGGACGCTCTTTACTCCATCAAAAATACGCCCGTGGAAGAAGCGGAGAATTTTTACCGGAACTTGATCGCCGATCTGAAGCCAGGCGTTTCGGAACTCATCATCCATCCGTCCAAGGAATCGGACGAATTGCAGGCGATAACAGGCTCTCACAAACAGCGCAACGCCGATTTCAAAATTTTTACGAATCCTGGCATGAAGCAATACATCGAATCGCAGGGCGTTCGGCTGATCGGCTGGAAAGACCTTAATAAATTATGGAAGAGCCGAACAAAGTAA
- a CDS encoding metallophosphatase, whose product MKEWLSVFSLCLIALIFPPLLRCETVQIALLHTNDFHSNFLRADAVVATVESLRKQYPHSLLFDAGDMFESKNPKALLSRGEAIVEFMNRAGYDGMTLGDNAFDGFALEDIQRCMKRFRFPVLSANLIIAESNEPLALPYWIFSCGKASVGVIGVYDEENLSPAGIAVAKAKPVVHYYVEKLKDKVDCLVVLSHEGLDKDRKMADSEKGIDVIIGGSSNAELFTPEVVGESLIVQAGSLGKYVGVLILHVDLDKNKIRTWKGWLQPTANE is encoded by the coding sequence ATGAAGGAATGGCTATCCGTATTTTCGCTATGTCTAATCGCTCTTATTTTCCCGCCGCTTCTTCGCTGCGAAACGGTCCAAATTGCGCTGCTGCATACCAATGATTTTCATAGTAATTTCTTGCGCGCCGACGCCGTTGTAGCGACTGTCGAATCGCTGCGAAAGCAATACCCCCATTCCCTATTATTCGACGCGGGAGACATGTTCGAAAGTAAAAATCCCAAAGCGCTTTTATCGCGGGGCGAGGCCATAGTGGAGTTCATGAACCGGGCGGGCTATGACGGCATGACGCTGGGCGATAACGCCTTCGACGGATTTGCTTTGGAGGATATCCAGCGCTGTATGAAGCGCTTTCGTTTTCCCGTTCTTTCCGCAAATTTAATTATCGCCGAATCGAACGAGCCGCTGGCGCTGCCGTATTGGATTTTCTCTTGCGGTAAGGCGTCGGTGGGCGTTATTGGCGTATACGATGAAGAAAATCTTTCCCCAGCGGGAATCGCCGTCGCCAAGGCAAAACCGGTGGTTCATTATTATGTCGAGAAATTGAAGGATAAAGTGGATTGCCTCGTCGTCCTTAGTCATGAAGGACTCGATAAAGACCGCAAAATGGCCGATAGCGAAAAAGGCATCGACGTTATCATCGGCGGCTCGTCGAACGCGGAATTGTTTACGCCGGAAGTCGTAGGAGAATCCTTAATCGTTCAGGCGGGCAGTTTAGGGAAATACGTCGGTGTCTTAATTCTGCATGTAGATTTGGATAAGAATAAAATTCGAACGTGGAAAGGATGGCTGCAACCGACGGCGAATGAATGA
- a CDS encoding prolyl oligopeptidase family serine peptidase: MKIDRGALALILLLALVMESIGMEKQEAINYPSARREAVIDDFFGTKVSDPYRWMENPAAPDTQAWVEAENQITQSYLEKIPSRPEIEKRLTTMWDFPKYGVPTKEGGRYFFSKNDGLQNQSVLYWQKSLDSDPQVLLDPNKLSEDGTAALTNQAFTNDGKYLAYGISRHGSDWQEIKIRNVETGEDFADAIQWCKFAGIAWKHDNSGFFYNRFPEPGDKPLEAQNFYNKVFWHKLGTPQSGDVLVYERPDKKDFTFSPFLTEDGKYLILYVHYSDYASNRIYCREVESGAPFQLLLDEGDAQYDFVGNAGPVFYILTDKDAPRSRIVAIDIHHPEKESWKEILPQQEDILSSAAIVNHQLAVNFLKDAHDVLKMYTLEGKFLREIEMPAVGSLGGISGKEDDPEMFFAFTSFLYPTTIYRYLIDQNELSVFRQPEVQFDFSNYETKQVFYHSKDGTRIPLFITHKKGLTLDGGNPTLLYGYGGFDISMTPGFSLSRLIWLEQGGIYAVAVLRGGGEYGREWHQAGMFEKKQNVFDDFIAAGEWLVENKYTNPAKLAINGGSNGGLLVAACLLQRSDLFGAVVCQVPVTDMLRFQKFTVGQFWTGEYGDAEKSAEQFRYLFKYSPLHNVKTCVEYPPLLITCADTDDRVAPAHSKKFAATLQANAIGVNPILLRVDTKAGHGAGKPTAKVIEEQSDIYAFLFKQFDMEMN, from the coding sequence ATGAAAATTGACAGGGGGGCGTTGGCGTTGATTCTTCTCCTCGCGTTGGTCATGGAGTCTATTGGCATGGAGAAACAGGAAGCCATCAACTATCCCAGCGCACGAAGAGAGGCCGTCATCGACGATTTCTTCGGAACCAAGGTCTCCGATCCCTACCGCTGGATGGAAAACCCCGCCGCGCCGGATACTCAAGCCTGGGTGGAGGCGGAGAATCAAATCACGCAATCTTATCTTGAAAAAATCCCATCGCGACCCGAGATCGAAAAACGATTGACAACTATGTGGGATTTCCCCAAATACGGCGTTCCTACGAAAGAAGGCGGGCGGTATTTCTTCAGCAAAAACGACGGCTTACAAAATCAATCTGTGCTCTATTGGCAAAAAAGTTTGGATAGCGATCCGCAAGTTCTTCTCGATCCCAACAAGTTGAGCGAAGATGGGACTGCCGCTTTGACGAATCAAGCCTTTACTAATGATGGAAAATACCTGGCATACGGCATATCTCGCCACGGCAGCGATTGGCAGGAGATCAAAATCCGTAATGTGGAGACCGGCGAGGATTTCGCTGACGCGATCCAATGGTGCAAGTTCGCAGGGATCGCCTGGAAGCATGACAATTCGGGCTTTTTCTATAACCGCTTTCCCGAACCCGGCGATAAGCCGCTGGAGGCGCAGAATTTCTACAATAAAGTTTTTTGGCATAAATTGGGTACGCCGCAATCCGGCGACGTTCTCGTTTACGAACGCCCGGACAAGAAGGATTTCACATTCTCTCCCTTCCTCACCGAGGACGGAAAATATCTGATTCTCTACGTCCATTATTCCGATTACGCTTCCAACCGCATCTACTGCCGCGAAGTGGAAAGCGGCGCGCCTTTCCAACTTTTATTGGACGAAGGCGACGCCCAGTACGATTTTGTCGGAAATGCGGGGCCGGTATTCTACATTCTCACAGATAAAGACGCCCCGCGCAGCCGCATCGTCGCCATCGATATCCATCATCCGGAAAAAGAAAGTTGGAAAGAGATTCTGCCTCAGCAGGAAGACATCCTGTCCAGCGCTGCCATCGTCAACCATCAACTCGCCGTCAATTTCTTGAAAGACGCGCATGACGTTTTGAAAATGTATACGTTGGAAGGAAAATTCCTCCGCGAAATCGAAATGCCTGCGGTAGGATCGCTGGGCGGCATCTCTGGCAAGGAAGACGATCCTGAAATGTTCTTCGCTTTCACTTCCTTTCTCTATCCCACGACGATTTACCGATATTTGATCGATCAAAACGAATTATCCGTTTTTCGCCAGCCGGAAGTTCAATTCGATTTTTCCAATTACGAAACCAAACAGGTTTTCTATCATTCGAAAGATGGAACCCGCATCCCTCTTTTTATTACCCATAAAAAAGGATTGACGTTGGACGGCGGCAATCCGACTTTATTGTACGGCTATGGCGGATTCGACATCAGCATGACGCCTGGTTTCTCGCTCTCCCGCCTGATTTGGCTGGAACAGGGAGGCATTTACGCCGTGGCGGTTCTGCGCGGCGGCGGTGAATATGGGCGGGAATGGCATCAGGCGGGCATGTTCGAGAAGAAACAGAACGTCTTCGACGATTTCATTGCGGCGGGCGAATGGCTAGTAGAAAACAAATATACGAATCCCGCCAAGCTGGCCATCAACGGTGGAAGCAACGGCGGCTTGCTAGTCGCCGCCTGCCTATTGCAGCGTTCCGACTTGTTCGGCGCCGTTGTCTGCCAGGTTCCGGTAACGGATATGCTGCGATTTCAGAAATTCACCGTTGGCCAGTTTTGGACGGGCGAATACGGCGACGCGGAAAAGTCTGCGGAACAATTCCGCTATCTCTTCAAATATTCCCCGCTGCATAACGTCAAAACCTGTGTGGAATATCCTCCACTTCTTATCACCTGCGCCGACACTGACGACCGCGTCGCCCCCGCGCATTCCAAAAAATTCGCCGCTACGCTGCAAGCCAACGCCATCGGCGTCAATCCGATTTTGTTGCGCGTCGATACGAAAGCAGGGCATGGCGCAGGAAAACCCACGGCGAAAGTCATCGAAGAGCAAAGCGATATCTACGCTTTTCTTTTCAAGCAGTTCGATATGGAAATGAATTAA
- the metH gene encoding methionine synthase: MKHSVRFEEFLQERIAVFDGAMGTSIQKLNLSPGDFGGTQFEGCNEHLALTRPDVIGGIHRRFLDAGADVIETNTFGSTPLVLAEYGLHGRALEVTQAAADIARQAADEYSTANHPRFVAGSMGPTTKCISVTGGVTFAELIDNFHLQAKGLILGGVDLLLLETCQDTRNIKAGIIGINKALEELNADLPIMVSGTIEPMGTMLAGQGVEALYASMEHARLLAIGLNCATGPRFMTDHIRSLAGMAQCAVSCIPNAGLPDEEGRYNETPSTLVSVLQHFVNEGWVNILGGCCGTAPEHIAAIAQMAQGKQPRQASPATRWHVSGIDYFEFDADNRPAIVGERTNVIGSRMFKRLIAEGKFEEASEIGRKQSRSGAQILDVCLADPDRDETEDLRNFLDRLVKKVKSPLMIDSTDAEAIETALQYCQGKSIINSINLEDGEERFKKVVPIAKRYGAALIVGCIDEDPQQGMAVTAERKLAIAKRSYDLLVNQYGVRPQDIIFDPLVFPCATGDKNYIGSAEQTILGVKAIKKDLPNALTILGVSNVSFGLPPAGREILNAVFLYHCTKAGLDLAIVNSEKLERYANISAEERKMAEDLLFNRGDDPASVFAAFYKDKKTKVAAPKENRTLEERLAAAIVEANKEGLADDLDEAMQKYSPLQIINGPLMAGMDEVGRQFGANELIVAEVLQSAEVMKAAVAHLEPFMQKSDAQLKGTIVLATVKGDVHDIGKNLVDIILSNNGFKVVNLGIKIPPEELIKACREHQPDIVGLSGLLVKSAQQMSVTAQDLRDAGVDIPLLVGGAALTNRFTRTKIAPQYGGLAAYASDAMSGLALANKIIDEEKCAELMTNLQAEDEKLAATAQIKESRAEKESSGKTIAIRRDIDIPAPPDFKLHILKDIALDEIFPYINQQMLLGKHLGLRGPVDRMLADGDEKALELQRTVRAMQDEIIEKHILQSRAVFRFFPVRSEGDAILILDSNRSSVIERFDFPRQTNGARLCLSDFVSPNGEDCAALFAVSCGGQEVKEWSEHYKKNGDFLKCHMLQSIAIESAEALAEWLHEQIRRMWGFPDSPDLNLRDRFHAKYRGLRVSFGYPACPRMEDQALLFSLLDVEKNIGVRLTDGYMMEPESSVSALVFHHPDARYFTISEKDMQAFEERQGDWATGRLGDRGTRGFGDKSQSLKDASRREILS; the protein is encoded by the coding sequence ATGAAACATTCCGTACGTTTCGAAGAATTTTTGCAAGAAAGAATCGCCGTCTTCGACGGAGCGATGGGCACCTCGATCCAAAAATTAAACCTGTCTCCTGGCGATTTCGGAGGAACGCAATTTGAAGGCTGCAACGAGCATCTGGCTCTGACGCGCCCGGACGTCATCGGCGGCATCCACCGCCGCTTTTTGGACGCAGGAGCCGACGTAATCGAAACCAATACCTTCGGCAGTACGCCGCTGGTGCTGGCGGAATACGGCCTGCATGGCCGGGCGTTGGAAGTTACGCAAGCGGCGGCGGATATCGCCCGCCAGGCGGCAGACGAATACTCTACGGCCAACCATCCCCGTTTCGTAGCGGGATCGATGGGACCGACGACGAAGTGCATCAGCGTTACCGGCGGCGTTACTTTTGCGGAGTTGATCGATAACTTTCATCTCCAAGCCAAAGGATTGATCTTAGGCGGCGTGGATTTGCTGCTCCTGGAAACTTGCCAAGATACGCGCAACATCAAGGCAGGGATTATCGGAATCAATAAAGCGCTGGAAGAATTGAACGCCGATCTGCCTATCATGGTCAGCGGAACCATCGAACCGATGGGAACCATGCTGGCGGGACAGGGCGTCGAGGCGCTCTATGCATCGATGGAACATGCGCGCCTGTTGGCGATCGGCTTGAACTGCGCCACCGGCCCGCGCTTCATGACCGATCATATCCGTTCGCTGGCGGGCATGGCGCAATGCGCCGTCAGCTGCATTCCCAACGCCGGACTTCCCGACGAGGAAGGGCGCTACAACGAAACGCCATCCACCCTCGTTTCCGTATTGCAGCATTTCGTCAATGAAGGTTGGGTGAATATCCTCGGCGGCTGCTGCGGAACCGCGCCGGAGCATATCGCCGCCATTGCCCAAATGGCGCAAGGCAAACAACCGCGCCAAGCCAGCCCGGCGACGCGTTGGCATGTTTCCGGCATCGATTATTTCGAATTCGATGCGGACAATCGTCCCGCTATCGTGGGCGAGCGCACCAATGTCATCGGCAGCCGTATGTTCAAGCGCCTGATCGCGGAAGGAAAGTTCGAAGAAGCGTCGGAAATCGGGCGCAAACAGTCGCGCAGCGGGGCGCAGATTTTAGATGTATGCCTGGCCGATCCCGACCGCGACGAAACGGAAGATTTACGGAATTTTCTCGACCGGCTCGTCAAAAAAGTCAAATCGCCGCTGATGATCGATTCCACCGACGCGGAGGCCATCGAAACGGCGCTGCAATATTGCCAGGGCAAAAGCATAATCAATTCCATCAACCTGGAAGACGGCGAAGAACGCTTCAAAAAAGTCGTCCCCATCGCCAAGAGATATGGGGCGGCGTTGATCGTAGGCTGCATTGACGAAGACCCGCAACAGGGAATGGCGGTAACGGCGGAACGGAAACTGGCGATCGCCAAGCGCTCCTACGATCTGCTCGTGAATCAATACGGCGTCAGGCCGCAGGATATCATTTTCGATCCGCTGGTGTTCCCCTGCGCGACGGGTGACAAGAATTACATCGGTTCCGCCGAGCAGACGATTTTAGGCGTCAAAGCCATTAAGAAAGATCTGCCGAATGCGCTGACTATCCTTGGCGTTAGCAACGTTTCCTTCGGATTGCCGCCGGCGGGACGCGAAATTCTCAACGCCGTCTTTCTCTATCATTGCACCAAAGCGGGCTTGGACCTCGCCATTGTCAATTCGGAAAAATTGGAGCGTTACGCCAACATATCCGCCGAAGAACGCAAGATGGCGGAAGATTTGCTTTTCAACCGGGGAGACGATCCCGCTTCCGTATTCGCCGCTTTTTATAAAGATAAAAAAACGAAAGTGGCGGCGCCGAAGGAAAACCGCACTTTGGAAGAACGCCTGGCCGCCGCCATCGTCGAGGCGAACAAGGAAGGCTTGGCGGACGATCTCGACGAAGCGATGCAAAAATACTCGCCTCTGCAAATCATCAACGGCCCGCTCATGGCGGGAATGGACGAAGTGGGGCGGCAATTCGGCGCCAATGAATTGATCGTGGCCGAAGTGCTGCAAAGCGCCGAGGTCATGAAAGCCGCCGTAGCGCATTTGGAGCCGTTCATGCAAAAGTCGGACGCCCAGTTGAAAGGAACCATCGTTCTGGCCACGGTGAAGGGCGACGTTCACGATATCGGCAAGAATCTCGTGGATATCATCCTCTCCAACAATGGCTTCAAGGTCGTCAATCTGGGCATCAAAATTCCGCCGGAAGAACTGATTAAAGCCTGCCGCGAGCATCAACCCGATATCGTCGGCCTCAGCGGACTCTTGGTGAAATCGGCGCAGCAGATGTCAGTAACGGCGCAGGACCTGCGGGATGCAGGCGTTGACATTCCGCTATTAGTAGGCGGCGCGGCGCTCACCAACCGCTTCACGCGCACCAAGATCGCGCCGCAATACGGCGGACTGGCCGCCTATGCCAGCGATGCCATGAGCGGCTTGGCGTTGGCGAATAAGATTATTGACGAAGAGAAATGCGCCGAGTTGATGACTAATCTACAAGCCGAAGACGAAAAACTGGCGGCGACCGCTCAGATCAAAGAATCTCGGGCGGAAAAAGAATCCAGCGGAAAAACCATTGCCATCCGCCGCGATATCGATATCCCCGCGCCGCCCGATTTCAAATTGCATATATTGAAGGATATCGCTTTAGATGAGATTTTCCCTTATATCAACCAACAAATGCTTTTAGGCAAACATCTAGGCTTGCGCGGGCCAGTGGATCGGATGTTGGCGGATGGCGACGAAAAAGCATTAGAATTGCAGCGAACCGTCCGCGCCATGCAGGATGAAATAATCGAAAAACATATCCTCCAATCCCGCGCTGTTTTTCGATTTTTCCCCGTCCGCAGCGAGGGCGACGCGATTCTTATCCTCGATTCCAACCGTTCCAGCGTCATCGAGCGTTTCGATTTTCCTCGCCAAACAAATGGTGCGCGTCTCTGTTTAAGCGACTTTGTCTCGCCGAATGGAGAAGATTGCGCAGCGCTCTTCGCCGTTTCCTGCGGCGGCCAGGAAGTCAAGGAATGGTCGGAGCATTACAAGAAAAACGGCGATTTTCTAAAATGCCACATGCTGCAATCCATCGCCATCGAAAGTGCGGAAGCGTTGGCGGAATGGCTGCACGAGCAAATCCGCCGCATGTGGGGCTTCCCCGATTCGCCGGACTTAAATCTGCGCGATCGCTTCCACGCGAAATACCGCGGCCTTCGCGTAAGTTTCGGCTATCCGGCCTGCCCGCGCATGGAAGATCAAGCGCTGCTATTTTCTCTGCTGGATGTGGAGAAGAACATTGGCGTACGCTTAACGGATGGCTATATGATGGAGCCGGAATCTTCGGTTTCGGCGTTAGTCTTCCATCATCCCGACGCGCGTTACTTCACGATTTCCGAAAAAGATATGCAAGCGTTCGAAGAGAGACAAGGGGACTGGGCGACAGGGAGACTGGGCGACAGGGGGACTAGGGGATTTGGGGACAAGTCTCAAAGTCTCAAAGATGCGTCAAGAAGAGAAATACTGTCATGA